From a single Micromonospora sp. WMMD1102 genomic region:
- the rarD gene encoding EamA family transporter RarD: MRRGLLTGIAAYVGWGFFPLYFKLLAPASAGEILAHRIVWSAVFMAVLLAVLRRYRCLRDLAREPRRLAAVGLPALLIGTNWFAFILGVATGQVVEVSLGYFITPLVSVLLGVAVLRERLRRTQWTAVGIGVIAVLVLAVGYGGPPWLALVVAITFSLYGLVKKRQGLPAADGLLVETVALLPPALGYVAFLMITGKQTVGHVAAGHTLLVLLAGALTALPLMGFAAAANRVPLTTLGVLQYITPILHLGFGVLLFHEPMPQSRLAAFALVWLALAVFTWDGARSRAARRQPRAVDGHATHPRATARVRTT, encoded by the coding sequence ATGCGCCGAGGCCTGCTCACCGGCATCGCGGCCTACGTGGGATGGGGTTTCTTCCCGCTCTACTTCAAGCTGCTCGCACCCGCCTCGGCGGGTGAGATCCTGGCCCACCGGATCGTCTGGTCGGCCGTGTTCATGGCGGTACTGCTGGCGGTCCTGCGCCGGTACCGGTGCCTGCGCGACCTGGCCCGCGAGCCCCGACGGCTGGCCGCGGTCGGCCTGCCCGCGCTGTTGATCGGAACGAACTGGTTCGCCTTCATCCTCGGCGTCGCTACCGGACAGGTCGTGGAGGTCTCGCTCGGCTACTTCATCACCCCGTTGGTCAGCGTGCTGCTCGGCGTGGCCGTGCTCCGCGAACGGCTGCGGCGTACCCAGTGGACGGCCGTGGGCATCGGCGTGATCGCCGTGCTGGTGTTGGCCGTCGGGTACGGCGGGCCGCCGTGGCTGGCCCTGGTGGTCGCGATCACCTTCAGCCTGTACGGGCTGGTCAAGAAGCGGCAGGGACTGCCGGCCGCCGACGGGCTGCTCGTCGAGACGGTCGCGCTGCTGCCGCCGGCGCTGGGCTACGTCGCGTTCCTGATGATCACCGGCAAGCAGACCGTGGGCCACGTGGCCGCCGGCCACACCCTGCTCGTCCTGCTGGCGGGTGCGTTGACCGCGCTGCCGCTGATGGGCTTCGCCGCGGCGGCCAACCGGGTCCCGCTGACCACGTTGGGCGTCCTGCAGTACATCACGCCGATCCTGCACCTCGGCTTCGGCGTGCTCCTGTTTCACGAACCGATGCCGCAGAGCCGGTTGGCGGCGTTCGCCCTCGTGTGGCTGGCGCTGGCCGTCTTCACCTGGGACGGCGCGCGCTCCCGCGCAGCCAGACGGCAACCGCGGGCCGTCGACGGGCACGCCACCCACCCACGGGCCACCGCGCGCGTCCGCACCACCTGA